In Rutidosis leptorrhynchoides isolate AG116_Rl617_1_P2 chromosome 2, CSIRO_AGI_Rlap_v1, whole genome shotgun sequence, one genomic interval encodes:
- the LOC139889415 gene encoding uncharacterized mitochondrial protein AtMg00810-like gives MIITGRNESEISHLRDDLLVRFEMKNLGEIGCFLGLEVDKLENGYFISQRDYAKSVLERFNMGESKPMTTPMEPNLKMKKDQGKEFKDVKLFRQVVGSLIYLTITRPEIAYSVGIVSQFMQCPTNVHLDAAKKILRYVKGSIGHGLWYKKCDNVLLNGFVDAVWMGDANDRHLTSVYCFNIGSAVISWCSKKQDVVALSSMEAEYIAATMTAQECTWLRRLIGDILEKVDYVVKLRCDNESAIKLASNPVFHARTKHIEMRYHFIREKVLSGEIELANVRTNAQVADIFTKALMKAKFIEFREALGIVDREFAPRGSVKILVPTQSVHLDSFAFN, from the coding sequence atgattatcaccGGAAGAAACGAGTCAGAAATCTCTCATTTACGTGATGATCTTTTGGTTCGTTTTGAAATGAAGAATCTGGGGGAGATTGGATGTTTTCTTGGCTTGGAAGTTgataaattagaaaacgggtattTTATCTCTCAAAGGGATTATGCAAAAAGTGTCTTGGAACGTTTCAATATGGGGGAGTCAAAGCCTATGACTACTCCAatggaaccaaacctcaaaatgaagAAAGATCAAGGAAAAGAGTTCAAGGATGTGAAGTTGTTCCGACAAGTGGTTGGAAGTTTGATTTATCTAACTATCACAAGGCCGGAAATTGCTTACTCGGTTGGCATTGTTTCACAATTTATGCAATGTCCaactaatgttcatcttgatgCAGCAAAAAAGATCCTTCGTTATGTGAAAGGATCAATAGGTCATGGCTTGTGGTATAAGAAGTGTGATAATGTTTTGTTAAATGGTTTCGTGGATGCAGTTTGGATGGGAGATGCAAATGATCGCCATTTAACTTCGGTTTACTGTTTTAACATAGGTTCTGCGGTTATTTCATGGTGTAGCAAGaagcaagatgttgttgctttGTCTAGCATGGAAGCAGAATACATAGCTGCAACAATGACGGCTCAAGAATGTACTTGGTTAAGAAGGTTGATTGGTGACATACTTGAAAAAGTAGATTATGTTGTCAAACTGAGATGTGACAACGAAAGTGCAATCAAGCTTGCTTCGAATCCAGTTTTTCATGCTCGTACTAAGCATATTGAAATGAGAtatcattttattcgtgaaaaGGTTCTAAGCGGGGAGATCGAGCTAGCAAATGTAAGGACGAATGCTCAAGTAGCCGATATCTTTACTAAAGCTCTAATGAAGGCCAAGTTCATAGAATTTCGAGAGGCGTTAGGGATTGTTGATCGGGAGTTTGCACCAAGGGGTAGTGTTAAAATATTGGTGCCAACTCAAAGTGTCCATCTTGATTCATTTGCTTTTAATTAA